The Lysinibacillus timonensis nucleotide sequence TGGAACCGGGAAAGAAATTGGAACATTATTCGTATCACGTATTCTAGGTGGGATTAGTGCTGCCTTTATTATGCCAGCAGTTACGGCTTATATAGCGGATATTACAACGAAGGAAACACGCCCTAAAGCATTAGGCTATATGTCCGCTGCGATTAGTACAGGGTTTATTATTGGTCCAGGGATTGGCGGGTTTTTAGCAGACTTTGGAACGCGGGTGCCATTTTTCTTTGCAGGGGGACTGGGTATATTCGCAGCCATTCTATCTTTGGTTATCTTAACTGAACCAACACGTGGGGAAGAAAGCAATACTCCAAGTGAGATACAAACAAATGCTGGTGTTAAACGTATTTTTGCACCGATGTATTTTATTGCGTTTATTTTAATATTTATTGCATCATTTGGGTTAGCTGCCTTTGAATCGTTCTTTAGTTTATTTGTCGACCACAAGTTCCAATTTAAACCTTCAGATATTGCGATTGTCATTACAGGTGGAGCGATTTTTGGAGCTGTTTTTCAGGTGTTACTATTTGATCGGTTAACAAGGGCTTGGGGAGAAATTAAACTAATACGCTATAGCTTGCTTTTATCAGCTATTCTTGTATTTTTAATGACAGTTGTGCATTCCTATTTTGGGATCTTACTTGTGACATTTATCGTATTTGTTGGGTTTGACTTATTCCGTCCAGCAGTCACATCGTATCTTTCAAATATTGCAGGGAATGAACAAGGCTTTGTAGGTGGGATGAATTCGATGTTTACAAGTTTAGCAAACATCTTTGGTCCTATAGTAGGTGGAAGATTATTCGATATCGATATCAATTATCCATATTATTTAGCAGCTGTGGTAGTAGCTCTTGGTGTAATTCTTACCGTGTTTTGGAAGAAGCCTCAGTTGAAACCAGTAACTGAAGTAAAGCATAGTGTTGCAAAAATATAATGAAATGAGACCTTAAGTAGGGTTAATTATAATCCTGTTTAAGGTTTTTTAAATGAATTTCATATGGGATAATAATGGATAGTAATAAAAAACTCTTACATGATGATAATTTAACCTTATAAGACAGGTTTTCTTTTAAATATAAAATTTTCATTTAAATCTATCATATTCTGATAGAATTGGTTTGCGTATCAAGTATTCTATTGAGGTGAAATGGTATTGAAAACAAAGCTATTTATGATAATGGCAACATCTCTGGTTGCATTATTTGGTTGTAGTAACAGCGGCACGTCTTCTTCTGATACAACTGAAAAAGATTTGCAAGTTCAAGAATCTGTGGAAGAGACAGTCGAAGAAGTAAGTGTTCCTTTAACTACAGAGGAATTAAACAAGTCCTTAAGTGAGCAATATCAAATCGATGTTACAATATCAGAAGAAATCAAAACTGATGATTCAAACATTGAAGAGGTAATTGAGGTAATGATAGAAAACTTACAGCTTGCTGGTGAAGAAAATTTAGTTGAGTACATGAAAACGAACGTGAATGAAATAGCTGTAATCCAAGAAAATATCGATAGCACAAAAGCACTTTTCGATAACTATGATATTGAATATGAACTGTTAGCTATCGACATTCAAGAATTATCGGATGAACATGCGATCGTTACAGTAACTCAACAATCAGTTTCAACTTATGTAGCAGAAGGTTATTTATATGATGATAATATTGCGACTGCAACACATACGTTGAAAAAAGAAGATGGTACATATAAATTCGAAGCAACTAATTTAGACAATGTAGAATTTATTAATTAAAAAAGATGTTTGACTGTTAATATTATGGCCTGTATCTAAGAATTTTCTTAAGATACAGGTCATTTTTTATTCGTTTAAATAACAACTCTTTTTAATCGGATTCCTAATGTGCATAAAATATCATGGCTGACTGTGTTGAGCTTAACTGCAACATCCTCGATCCTGATTGTTTCGTTCTGATCGGCTCCAACTAAAGTGACAGTATCACCTACTTGAACATCCACATGTTTAGTAATATCAATCATCATATGGTCTGTACAAACAGAGCCGATCATCGGAACGCGATATCCCCGTACTAATACTTCTCCATTTGATGTGGATAGTTGACTTGGAATACCGTCCGCAAGTCCAATGGGTAAGACGGCAATTCGTTTATCTTCAGTCGTAATATTTTCCTTACCATATCCTAAAGTGGCACCAGCTTGCACTTGTTTAATAATAATAACTTGTGTTTTAAGTGAGAGAATAGGCTTTAACGGAAGTTCTTGGACAGTTGGATTGTAATGGCTCCGAATTCCATAAATGAGGGTACCAATTCTCGCAAAATCATAAGTGAGGTGTGGATAATTCAATACACCATAACTATTTTGAAGATGAGTTTTCGGTAGTTGGATGCCATATTCCTTTATATGTTGTAATAATTCATTAAAGCGGTTGATTTGTTGGTTCGTAAATTCAACATCCACTGCGTCTAGAGTATCGGCTCTTGAAAAATGACTATAGATTCCCTCGACCTGTAGGTTCTCCATTTGAAAAATGGATAGTATTTTTTGAACATCCGTATGTTTTTCGCCTAGACGATTCATGCCCGTATCAACTTTAATATGGACTCTAAATGGTCCGCCTTTTGAATTTAAATCTTTGGCATATGGATAATCAATCACATTTTGAATCAAATTCCATTTGAGTAATTGGCTATAATCTTCAATAGGGGTATAACTCATAATAAGAATATCTCCATGGAAGCCCGCTTTTCTAATATCAATTGCCTCACCTAAAGTGGCCACTGCTATTGAATTGACTCCAAGTTTTTGGATTTCCATTGCAATTTCTTCTGCTCCATGACCATATGCGTTTGCCTTTAACACGGCCATTAGGTTTGTACTCTTCGGTAAATGATCATGAATGACTTGAACGTTATGGGCGAGATGACTAGTATTTATTTCAATCCATGCGCGGTGTCCCATTTTATCAATCATCCTCCAATATTGTTCATGCTTATTAGTAGCATGAACCATTTTTACGTATATCAACACTTGTTTTACATAGAGTTTGTGCCAATTCTAATGAAAGGATAATCTCCCAAAGGGAATGTTAATAACAACTTTTTAAGAAGTAATTCTCATTATTTTATTTTTAAAATGAGAATTCCTTATCCCTTTTTTTCTCATACTATTTTTGACACGGATATCATGAAAAGAGGAATGAAACATGTTTTATTACAAAGAAGAGTTAATCAATATTATTAAACCAGACAAACCAGATCCAGAAGCAGCACGTGTATTGCAAGAAACATTAGGTGGCCGTTTTGGTGAAATGAGAACGATGATGCAGTTCTTTTTCCAAAGCTCCAATTTTAGAGGGAATGCAACACAATATCGTGATCTCATTAAAGGTGTATTTTTAGAGGAGATTGCCCATGTGGAGCTTGTACAAAATACAATTAATCAATTGTTAAATGATTCTGGTTTATCATCACCACCTGGTGCTAGTGGTGTAGACCAAGCACCGTTAGATGAGGCAGTAAGACATGCAAATCCCCATCATTATATAATGGGTGCACAATCCTCTCTTCCTGTTGATGCAGCTGGAAACCCTTGGAATGGTTCATGGGTGTACTCACATGGAAATTTGATTTCAGACTTATTAGATAATCTAGTGCTTGAATCAACTGGTGTACTTCAAAAAACAAGAATATACGAAATGAGTTCTAACCAAACGTTCCGTGAGACATTAGCTTTCCTCATTGTTCGTGATAATGCACACCAAAACGCTTTTGCTAAAGCTTTAGAGACATTAGGCGTAGATTGGGGAAAACTATTCCCTGTACCGAACTACGACATCAATAAATACCCTGAATGTAGAAAGTATGTAGAGATGGGCTTCCATAATGCTCAATTTAACTTTAGACTTGACCCAACACGTATTGGGGAGATATTCCAAGGAGAAACGCCGAGTAGAAATGGTGGCATGCTACAAGTTGTGGAGCCACCTCAAGGGTACCCTGTTCCGTTAATGCCAGAAATGCCGAATGAGCATAGCCCTGGCCTTTCGGATATGAATAACTAATGTACGTAGAGCCCCTAGTAATGCTGGGGGCTTTTTAAAATTGGTATAGGTTTAGTGTGAATCTCGAAAATTTGGAAACATTTAACTGGCTAAATTCGTCTGTAATTAGGGCGGTGTGATAATGAAAAAATGGTCAATCTTTGCTTCGTTACTCTTAGCGATCGCGTTATTATTCATATGGTCTAAAACTGCTTCAACGAATCCACTTGAAGTTATCAATTCATATAATAAAGAGTGGGGGATTAATCTCCCGCAACCGAATGAAGGCAAAGAAATATGGAGTTCGGAAAATAACTTTCATGGTGATGGTGAATGGGTCAATGTTTTTCGCTACTCAGAGGAAATAACACTTTCGGAAAGTGGATTGGAATCGTTAACAGCTAATAATCTAAATGAGGCAAGAAAAAGCGTAGAAGAATTTATTCACGCGACTCTCTCGGTCTACTACGATGATGACAAAGAAGAGGTGCAGAAGGTATTTGAACAATTTACCATTATCCCTGAGATTGGTGATTATTATTTCTATAGTGAAAAAAATGAAGGATTTGATTATTTTATTGCACTATTTAAACGTGATGAGTCTACATTATATACATTTGAATGGCATCAGTAAGAAGATATTTCTAACGAAACGGCGTTTCCATTATGGAGAACGCTTTTTTATATAGGTAAAGTGAATGAATTAGGTGGGATGTAACATTTTTCCATAAAATCCGTCTAAGAAATAAAGGAGTCTTGTATAAAGGGGAATTTATGAAAAAGCTAATTGTTTGGGCTGTGCTATTTGTGTGTGTGATGGCAGGTTGCAATAGTGTGAATAGTTCTAAGGATATTGATATGTACTCTGATAACGAGTTGCCGCCGTTCATTTCATTGCCAGAGGATATTGTTGATATGCATGGAGAATTAAAGAACGAGGAGAGGGTCGAAGAATTTTTCATTCGCGTTCAACAAGGAAAAGATGATTCCATTCGAGTCGTCAAATATACAACAGAAGGGGCCCCAATTCTATATGAGTACAATTATGATGGAGACTGGCTCCAAACTACCATTGATACAAGTAGAGATGGGTATGGTTCAAGAGGTGTAACCCAAACAACTTGTACCACTATAGAAAAGGTAGAAACAAATAAAAGTACGGATTATTTGCTTGAAGGTTGTGAAGAACCGATAGAAGAAATTGTTTTATCCATTGATAAATGAAAAAATCGAATACTAAAAGTCTAAAGGGGATTGTGTATGTCCGAGTATTACGGGGAGCTTTGTTCGCAAGTTTATGAGAAGGATAAATCGAGGGCAAGTGGAGTAGAGCTAGAGTTCTATTTATCATTTGTGAAAGATCAAAAGATGCGCGTATTAGAGCCTATGTGTGGAAATGGTCGCATGTTAATTCCCTTTATGGAAAGAGGGATTGATATTGAAGGATTTGACATTTCAGAGGAAATGCTTCAAGTATGTAAGGAAAAAGCTAAGAAGCTGAACCTTCAGCCAAACGTGTCTTATGGGAAAATTGAAGAATTTAAAAGCAATCAAAAGTATGATTTAATTATCATTCCATTTGGTTCCTTTTCCCTTTTACCAGATGAATTAGTACCAGTAAGCCTTTCAAATATGAAATTAATGTTACGTGAAAATGGCAAAATTCTATTAACGATTATGCACAACAAAGGCAAATTGGACGAGATCCCGGATTGGATTGAAACAAACAGACATTTAATGGATGAAGGGGAAATAATAGAATATAAGAAGGTACATTTCAATCAAGCAAATAAAATACTAAACACTACATTGAAATATCAATTAGTGAAAGATAGGCAAATCTTGAAAACAGAAATAATGGAATTTCCAATTCGGCTTTATGAACAAGGAGAATTTGATGATATTCTAAAGAACAATGGATTTGAAAATATTACACTCCATGAAGTAGTGGATGGGTACGGGAAAGGAAATTCATTTACGGTTTTTGAGACGCAATTACGTCAGGTGAAACCTTATGTTTAGAAGTTTCTTGAAGTTTTGGATTCCATGGGTTTCCGGCTTAATAATTGCGATTTCCCTTATGAGTATTTGGAAAAGGGAAGAATTAGATTGGAATCACGCAGTGGCAATGGGGATAGCTTGCCTTGCAGGTGGTTTGATACTAATGGGACTTAAGAAAGTGGGAATAAGGGGAAAAAATTAATGCCATTACTGCTAAATATATAGAGAGAACGATGGCTTGTGCTTTAGAGTAATAAAGGTAATCGAGGTAAAAGAAAAGGCCTCCTTATTTGGAGGCTTTAATCTCTTTGATCGATAATTTAGGAAATAATCTTGATGAGGCAAATGGTGATATTTCTGATGCTGTTAACCAAGTAAACCAGTCCCCTTCAGATCTGCATTGATTTTGACATCTATTTTCGCATCTTCATATAGTTTCATCCATTCATCATAACTCATCAATTGATTGTGTAATACAGTCGTTCTATAACGCACACCAAATCCAATCGGATCAATGCCTTCATCACGAAGTTTAGTTAATAAATCAGTTAATGTTTTTGTCCCTTCTTTTTCTGCCCTTTCATTGTATTGTGGCAGTTGGTTCAAATGCATCTCGGTACTAGATTCAACGATCATTCCTTTGAAACTAAATTCTAACTTTAATGATAGGGAACCATCTGGTGATATTTCAGGTTGATAGTTTTTTTTAAAACGATCAGCCTCTATCATGAAGAAATCATCTTTACCTCCAACCTTTAAATTGGCACTGGACACTTCATTTTTTATGAGATTAAACAATTGCGTCTCTAATGGATCTAGTTCGACTGGATGCCCATCCTCAGCAATGACCATGGATTTGTTGATTTTATATTCTTCTTCTTTACTTTCTACAATTGGAAGGACAGGGTCAACTCCTAGTTCGGTTATTTGTCTTCTAAATTCAAATAAAAAAGTCGTCACTACATATGGGCTTTCATTCGCATTTTGGTCAAAGAAATTATATAAAGCTGGATATGCTGCAGTTTCTGTTTTTGGGATCATTTTGATGATTTCTTCTGCATTGGGTCTTGCAACGAGCACCCAAGCAATTAGTTGGATATCTGGTCGTCGAGTCAGAAAATCCAATAAATCATCCATATTATGTTCTTTGACACTATCTTCACCTAATACAATGGCTTTTAAGTGACCAAAATCTAATTTTTTATCTATATTCGTTTCTAGTATTCGTATTGCCTCTGTAAGTGATTCTCCTTCTTCTGAAATGAAGGTGTAGTTTGGTTCACCGGATTCCTTAATTGAACTTGTTGGGTTAAATACTTTAAGCGTCACATTATAAGGTTTCGTTTCATCGCCCGTTGTATCAATGCCAATAGCGGATACAAAAGCATGCTTGTCAATTTCTTTGAAAGAACATGCAGAAAGGAGAAAAGTGAATAAGGATAGTAATATGAAAAATATGATGTGTAAATGCTCACGGCTGTTTTTCATGCTTTAATCTCCTTCTAATAAACCACAATACAATTAGTAAAATTGGGACCAAAATGGCAAATTGTAAAAAGTAATAACCTGTATACTTATAGATGTCATATTCATTTAAGGTTGATATGGTGAAAATGCTAATCGCTACAAACATTAGTACGATTATTACAGGCATCATACGGATATTTTTTATTTTTAACTTATTAAAATCAAACATATATTTTAATAGTTCGACCACAACGTGCCAATGTATTAAAATGCTGATAACGGATACTGCGAGGTAGAACAATAAAAAAACAAAAACGACTCGTTCAATCACGCCATATTTTATTCTTAATGCGTCAGATGTTGCAATCCACGGATAGGTAACGGATCCGACATTTTCAAAACCATTAAATCCAATAGGAATGAAGTAGGTTGTAAACAATACTCCGATTCCTAATAAGGAAATGACTAATAGTTGCTTAAGGCCAAACTTTTGTTTCATCATAAAAAAACGGTTAAAGATAATAAGATTTGCAACTCCTAAGAATAAAAAGCTAGTTGCCATTAAAGATAAGAAATTAGGTGCCTGGTTTATATGTGTTATTGCAATTTTTACATAATCCCATTCCATTTCATTACTTAGATAAGATTTTACAAATATAAATAACAGTAAAGGGAAGGTTACGACTAGAACCAATTCTACCGTGTAAAGAATTCGATCGGTCGCCATCATACATCCCAACGAAATGAATGGTAAAATAATGATTGTCCCCATAACTAACGACATATCAGGTGTAATAAAGCGTATTAATAGAATGGTATACGTTATTAGTGTTATTAATCCGCCTAAAAACCAAACGACAATAATATAAATTAATATAGGCGTATAAATCCACTTCGACATTGTTTTTTTAAGTAAATCAGGGAGTGTCATTCCTGGAAACGCATTAAAAAATCTTGTGATAATAAAGATGAGCGTTATACCAACGATTGTTGCAATAATCATCGAAGTAATTGCCCCTTCTTTTCGATGCTGCAAGAGTATGACAGGGACCGAAGCAACAATATTAGCAACCATATTTACAAATCCTAAATAATAATAAAACCTGCTCATTTAAAAGAGTCCTCGTCCTTCCTCTTTCTATAGTTATACAATCGTAAGTAAGGTTCTCCGAAACTAGTTAAGTTCACTAAATACATCAGTATTCCAATTGAAGCCATTGTTAACCCGGCTAATCCAAAAAGGCTTGCAAACATCAATAAAGTAAGTCGTACAATTCTGACTGCAAATGACATTTCATTAATTGGAATGACAAAGGTTGAGATGGCGACTGCTGAAATGATAATGATCATAATATTTGAAGTCAAACTAGCTTCAGTGGCAGCATTACCTAATATTAAACCGCCAACAGTTGTTGCGGTAGAAGCGACTGCTTTGGGAAGTCGAACACTAGCTTCCACTAATAATTCCATAAAGAAGAGCATAAACAATACTTCAATATAAGGCGGGTATGGAACACCGACACGGCTACCTGCTATTGTTAACGCTAATTCAGTTCGCAAAACCTCAGGGCTAAAAGAGGAAACGCCAATATATAGTCCTGGAAGAAGAATACAAACAAACAGTCCAATATATCGAAGTGATCTCATGAACTGCGAAATCCAATAAGAATGAAAATTATCTTCCATAGAAGTCATAAAATCAAAGAAAACAGCAGGAGCGATAATTGCCTGAGGTGAACCATCCATAACCACAACAATTTTGCCACCTGCAATGTTATAAATCATCCTGTCAGGTCGTTCAGTTAATAAAGTTGTCGGAAAAAGAGCAAATTTCTTTTGATTAATAAAATTGACGAGTTGTGACGGGGATTGAATTAGTTGTTTATCAATCGTTGTCATTTTCTCTTTAAACATTTTTAGGACATTTTCATTCACAACACTCTTATCATAGAAGATGGCATATTCCTGATTGTTTTTTTCACCAATGGAACCTTTCTCAACGGTAAGGTCTGATTGTAGATAATGTTTACGCAGAATATTAATGTTCGTTGTTAAATCTTCACTAAGGCCTAATTGAGAACCATGAATGGTTGGTTCCATACTGATAGGTTGAACTTGATTGACATGAGTTTTACCTAACCCAATGAGTAGTAGTTGATCCTTGACGACAACTAAGACACTTCCAGTAAGTAAAGAATTAAGTAGTTCCTGGTTCGATTTATATTCTTGTTGTTGAGGTAACGATTTTAAATAGGCTTCAAAAGTTTGCTCAGATGAGATTTCAAAAAAGGGAATAATGATAACTTTTTGAATCATATCCGTATCGGCAAGAGTATTTATGAAATAAATGGAAGAATGTTGGTTATCAATTTGTAAAGATTTTTTAGTTAGTTCATTTGTTTCATTGAGCTGTTGTTGAATCCAGTTAATGGTTTCATTGGACATTGCTACTTCCCCTTAAAAAGAAATGGATATTCAAATGCTTGCCAAAAAGGATAGATTTTATAAGGATGGATGAGGAAGGTATCAGGTAAAAGGTTTCGTGGGGCTAAGAGAAAAGCAATTGGAGTGATGTTCCAATTGCTTTTTACTATCATGAAGCATTAAAAGATTTAAGCATTGCTATGTGCATTTTTGTTTCCTTTTTTCCCTTTAATAATTCTTACGAGTAAACCGAAGTAAAGGACCACGATGACCATAATGAGTTCAAATCGCATACTATTAGCGGGATCATGGAATAGAGCCTTTACATACGTATCTTTTACGATCATATCAGCTGCTGTTAATGTTAGGACTCCAGAACCAATCATAATGATAATTGGGAACTTTTCAATTAACTTAATAACAAGAGTGCTACCCCAAACAACGATAGGGATGGAGATGATTAACCCTATTGTAATTAATAAAATATCTCCCTTTGCTGCACCAGCAACTGCTATCACATTATCGACCCCCATTAATACATCTGCAACAATGATTGTCGATAAAGCACCTAAAAGGGTATGTTTTTTAGAGTGAATTTCAGGCTCGGCATCACTAATAAGCAATTTGAAGGCAATAAAAACTAATAATACTCCACCGATTAGTAGTAGACCATCAATCTCCAATAATTTAACCGCAACAATTGTTAATACAAGACGAACAACGATTGCCCCAATTGTACCTAAAAAAACGGCTTGTTTTTGTTGCTGTTTCGGAAGGTTTTTTGCTGCCAAACCTATTAATAAGGCATTATCCCCAGCAAGAATTAAGTTGATGAGAATAATCGACATTAAAGAAGAGAGAAATTCCGCTGACAAAATTTCCACTATGTATTTCCTCCTTACATATTTTTTAAGCGGATAATGCAATGCTTTCCTATGACATGGACAACGGTTTGCTTTAAAAAATATGTAGAAAATATAATACTTAGAATTACTAAATCGCATTGTAGGCGGTTACATACCTAGTTCATTTGTATCGAAAATGGTTTTTACACTAAGAATTATCAAAGGTTTTTACGAAAGGTAGTGTATGTAAAAAATGTTTATCTGTAACATAAACACTTATTTAAATATGTATATAGGAAAGTACTCCTATTTCTAGTAGTATCAATACGCAAAAAATAAGAAACAATGGTGATATAAGTTGTGATATATAAACCTTACTATTAAGACAACATCAAAGAATTCATTTGTAAATGTACGTTGATTTTGTATTAGTATACTAGAGTTAAGTTTGTTAATGGCATAGTAAAGAATAATTATGAAGAAACTACCAATAATGAAGATAACAAAAACAAGAAAAATATGAGAAAAAACAGGAGAACAAAATGTTGAACAACCAACATTATATTCATTTGCAAACCATTATTCAAACGAGTCCAGATATTATCGTATTAAAGGATGCGGAGGGAAGATGGTTAGAAGCAAATAAAAGTACGTTAGAAATTTTTGGGATAGGCGAAAACTATAAAGGCAAAACCGAAGAAGAATTAGGTGAACTGTATTCTCAATTTAAAGACCTTGTACCTTATTTCGTGGCATCTGATCAAAAGGCTTGGGAACAGGCGAAAATGGTGGAGTTTGAGGAGATTGTGCCATTTAAAGGGGAAAAACGAATTTTTCATGTAATCAAAGTCCCGATTTTTGAGGAAAGCGGAAAACCGAATGCAATTTTAATAATCGGGAGAGATATTACAGAGAGGCTTCAAACTGAACAACAATATAAAATGTTATTCGAGGAAAACCCGGCAGCGGTCTATACTTTAGATGAGAAAGGCTATTTTAAAGATGTAAATAAACGGGCTACGTTCATTAGTGGATATACAAAAGAAGAGCTATTAAACATGTCTTTTCACTCATTGCTTGTGCCAGAGTTCTTACCAATGATTGAGAAGAACTTTAGTAGTGCAATGGAAGGAGTGCTTCAAAGCAGTGAAGTACAAATTATGAGAAAAGATGGTGAGATAAGGGATGTTTCACTATCAGCAACCCCAATATCATTTTATGGAGCGATCAACGGCATCCAAGGTGTTGCAATTGACATAACAGAGAAGAAAAGAGCACTTCAAGTTGCTGAGGAAATACAAAAATCGCTTAGAGATCTGGTAAGGCAACAGCAAGGTATGATTTTTA carries:
- the norA gene encoding multidrug efflux MFS transporter NorA, which gives rise to MKAQNFTLWLLLMNLFIAFLGIGLIIPVLPSLMNELGIDGTTVGYLTAAFAISQLIFSPFAGKAADKFGRKIMIVLGLFIFGVSEFLFGTGKEIGTLFVSRILGGISAAFIMPAVTAYIADITTKETRPKALGYMSAAISTGFIIGPGIGGFLADFGTRVPFFFAGGLGIFAAILSLVILTEPTRGEESNTPSEIQTNAGVKRIFAPMYFIAFILIFIASFGLAAFESFFSLFVDHKFQFKPSDIAIVITGGAIFGAVFQVLLFDRLTRAWGEIKLIRYSLLLSAILVFLMTVVHSYFGILLVTFIVFVGFDLFRPAVTSYLSNIAGNEQGFVGGMNSMFTSLANIFGPIVGGRLFDIDINYPYYLAAVVVALGVILTVFWKKPQLKPVTEVKHSVAKI
- the vanT gene encoding serine racemase VanT catalytic subunit, which gives rise to MIDKMGHRAWIEINTSHLAHNVQVIHDHLPKSTNLMAVLKANAYGHGAEEIAMEIQKLGVNSIAVATLGEAIDIRKAGFHGDILIMSYTPIEDYSQLLKWNLIQNVIDYPYAKDLNSKGGPFRVHIKVDTGMNRLGEKHTDVQKILSIFQMENLQVEGIYSHFSRADTLDAVDVEFTNQQINRFNELLQHIKEYGIQLPKTHLQNSYGVLNYPHLTYDFARIGTLIYGIRSHYNPTVQELPLKPILSLKTQVIIIKQVQAGATLGYGKENITTEDKRIAVLPIGLADGIPSQLSTSNGEVLVRGYRVPMIGSVCTDHMMIDITKHVDVQVGDTVTLVGADQNETIRIEDVAVKLNTVSHDILCTLGIRLKRVVI
- a CDS encoding manganese catalase family protein encodes the protein MFYYKEELINIIKPDKPDPEAARVLQETLGGRFGEMRTMMQFFFQSSNFRGNATQYRDLIKGVFLEEIAHVELVQNTINQLLNDSGLSSPPGASGVDQAPLDEAVRHANPHHYIMGAQSSLPVDAAGNPWNGSWVYSHGNLISDLLDNLVLESTGVLQKTRIYEMSSNQTFRETLAFLIVRDNAHQNAFAKALETLGVDWGKLFPVPNYDINKYPECRKYVEMGFHNAQFNFRLDPTRIGEIFQGETPSRNGGMLQVVEPPQGYPVPLMPEMPNEHSPGLSDMNN
- a CDS encoding DUF4362 domain-containing protein — encoded protein: MKKLIVWAVLFVCVMAGCNSVNSSKDIDMYSDNELPPFISLPEDIVDMHGELKNEERVEEFFIRVQQGKDDSIRVVKYTTEGAPILYEYNYDGDWLQTTIDTSRDGYGSRGVTQTTCTTIEKVETNKSTDYLLEGCEEPIEEIVLSIDK
- a CDS encoding bifunctional 2-polyprenyl-6-hydroxyphenol methylase/3-demethylubiquinol 3-O-methyltransferase UbiG; translation: MSEYYGELCSQVYEKDKSRASGVELEFYLSFVKDQKMRVLEPMCGNGRMLIPFMERGIDIEGFDISEEMLQVCKEKAKKLNLQPNVSYGKIEEFKSNQKYDLIIIPFGSFSLLPDELVPVSLSNMKLMLRENGKILLTIMHNKGKLDEIPDWIETNRHLMDEGEIIEYKKVHFNQANKILNTTLKYQLVKDRQILKTEIMEFPIRLYEQGEFDDILKNNGFENITLHEVVDGYGKGNSFTVFETQLRQVKPYV
- a CDS encoding Ger(x)C family spore germination protein — encoded protein: MKNSREHLHIIFFILLSLFTFLLSACSFKEIDKHAFVSAIGIDTTGDETKPYNVTLKVFNPTSSIKESGEPNYTFISEEGESLTEAIRILETNIDKKLDFGHLKAIVLGEDSVKEHNMDDLLDFLTRRPDIQLIAWVLVARPNAEEIIKMIPKTETAAYPALYNFFDQNANESPYVVTTFLFEFRRQITELGVDPVLPIVESKEEEYKINKSMVIAEDGHPVELDPLETQLFNLIKNEVSSANLKVGGKDDFFMIEADRFKKNYQPEISPDGSLSLKLEFSFKGMIVESSTEMHLNQLPQYNERAEKEGTKTLTDLLTKLRDEGIDPIGFGVRYRTTVLHNQLMSYDEWMKLYEDAKIDVKINADLKGTGLLG
- a CDS encoding GerAB/ArcD/ProY family transporter, which produces MSRFYYYLGFVNMVANIVASVPVILLQHRKEGAITSMIIATIVGITLIFIITRFFNAFPGMTLPDLLKKTMSKWIYTPILIYIIVVWFLGGLITLITYTILLIRFITPDMSLVMGTIIILPFISLGCMMATDRILYTVELVLVVTFPLLLFIFVKSYLSNEMEWDYVKIAITHINQAPNFLSLMATSFLFLGVANLIIFNRFFMMKQKFGLKQLLVISLLGIGVLFTTYFIPIGFNGFENVGSVTYPWIATSDALRIKYGVIERVVFVFLLFYLAVSVISILIHWHVVVELLKYMFDFNKLKIKNIRMMPVIIVLMFVAISIFTISTLNEYDIYKYTGYYFLQFAILVPILLIVLWFIRRRLKHEKQP
- a CDS encoding spore germination protein, translated to MSNETINWIQQQLNETNELTKKSLQIDNQHSSIYFINTLADTDMIQKVIIIPFFEISSEQTFEAYLKSLPQQQEYKSNQELLNSLLTGSVLVVVKDQLLLIGLGKTHVNQVQPISMEPTIHGSQLGLSEDLTTNINILRKHYLQSDLTVEKGSIGEKNNQEYAIFYDKSVVNENVLKMFKEKMTTIDKQLIQSPSQLVNFINQKKFALFPTTLLTERPDRMIYNIAGGKIVVVMDGSPQAIIAPAVFFDFMTSMEDNFHSYWISQFMRSLRYIGLFVCILLPGLYIGVSSFSPEVLRTELALTIAGSRVGVPYPPYIEVLFMLFFMELLVEASVRLPKAVASTATTVGGLILGNAATEASLTSNIMIIIISAVAISTFVIPINEMSFAVRIVRLTLLMFASLFGLAGLTMASIGILMYLVNLTSFGEPYLRLYNYRKRKDEDSFK
- a CDS encoding YjbE family putative metal transport protein (Members of this highly hydrophobic protein family,regularly are found preceded by the yybP-ykoY manganese riboswitch (see RF00080). A metal cation transport function is proposed.) — encoded protein: MEILSAEFLSSLMSIILINLILAGDNALLIGLAAKNLPKQQQKQAVFLGTIGAIVVRLVLTIVAVKLLEIDGLLLIGGVLLVFIAFKLLISDAEPEIHSKKHTLLGALSTIIVADVLMGVDNVIAVAGAAKGDILLITIGLIISIPIVVWGSTLVIKLIEKFPIIIMIGSGVLTLTAADMIVKDTYVKALFHDPANSMRFELIMVIVVLYFGLLVRIIKGKKGNKNAHSNA